The Candidatus Denitrolinea symbiosum DNA window TTGTTGGTACACACGCGTTAATTGAAGACCCCGTCACGTTCCAGGATTTGCAACTCGCCGTCATTGACGAACAACACCGCTTCGGCGTCGAACAGCGCGCCGCCCTCCGCAACAAAGGGACGACGCCCCATCTCCTCGTGATGACCGCCACCCCGATCCCGCGCTCGCTCGCCCTGACTCTCTACGGCGACCTCGACCTCTCCGTGATGGACGAAATGCCCGCGGGCCGTCAGCCCATTGAAACCTACGTGCTCCGTCCGCAAGAGTTGGAGCGCGCCTTCTCGCTCATCCGCTCGCAAATCAAAGACGGACGTCAGGCCTTCATCATCTATCCGCTCGTGGAAGAGAGCGAGAAGATGGACAATCTCAAAGCGGCCACCGAGGAACACGAGAAACTCCAAAAGGAAATTTTCCCCGAACTGAAACTCGGCCTCCTGCATGGACGCATGAAGCCCGACGAGAAAGACCGCGTCATGGCCGACTTCCGCGACAAGAAGTACGACATCCTCGTCTCGACCACCGTCGTCGAAGTCGGCGTGGACGTGCCGAACGCGACGGTCATGCTCGTGGAGGGCGCGAACCATTTCGGTCTCGCCCAACTCCACCAACTGCGCGGACGCGTCGGACGCGGCGCGGCGCAGTCCTACTGTCTCCTCGTCCCCGACCACGAGGACGCGGTCGAGAACGAACGTCTGCAAGCCATGGCCGAGACCAACGACGGATTCGTCCTCGCCGACCGCGATTTGCAGCAGCGCGGACCTGGCGAATTCCTCGGCACGCGCCAGGCGGGATTCGCGTCCACGCTTAAGATGGCGTCCATCACCGATATTCCCCTCATCGAGAAAGCCCGCAACCAGGCGCAGATGTTGTTCGAGAAAGACCCGAATTTGGAAATGCCCGAACACAAACTCCTCGCCGAAGCCCTCGGAAGATTTTGGGGCAAAGGAACGGGCGACGTTTCGTAATTCGTAGGGGCGGACCTGCGTGTCCGCCCTGCGTGTCCGCCCTGCGTGTCCGCCCTGCGTGTCCGCCCTGCGTGTCCGCCCTGCGTGTCCGCCCTGCGTGTCCGCCCTGCGTGTCCGCCCAGGGCAGACACATAGGTCCGCTCAGGGCAGACACATAGGTCCGCTCAGGGCAGACACATAGGTCCGCTCAGGGCAGACACATAGGTCCGCCCAGGGCAGACACATAGGTCTGCCCCTACCATCAAATGGAGAACAAATTGGTAAAGGCTATTTTTCCTGGAACATTCGACCCCATCCACTACGGTCACATGGACATTGCCCGCCGCGCGGCGCGTCTCTTCGACGAAGTGGCGATGGCCGTCTACGACAAGCCGCTCAAGAATTTATTGTTCTCGCCCGAGGAACGCATTGACCTCGTGAAGAAAGCCTTTGCCGATAACCCCAAAGTCAGCGTGACGGGCTACTCTGGCCTGACCGTGGAATTTGCCCGCAAGATCGGCGCGCAGGTCATTGTGCGCGGACTGCGCGTCTTCTCGGACTTCGAGTTCGAATTCCGCATGGCGCTGGCGAACCAGCGTCTCACGCCCGACATCGAGACCACCGCCCTCATCACCGCCGAGCAGCACACCTTCCTCTCATCGAGCACCGTCAAGGAGATCGCCATGCTGGGCGGGGACGTGACCTCCATGGTCCCGCCGTTCGTCGCGGACGCGCTCCGCCGCAAGATCAGCGACGGGAATCACCAGCCACCGCCGAATGCATTACGCGATTGAGTAGGACAAATTGTCAATTTGTCCCTCAACAAAATGCGATAGAATAACGTTATCTGTTCCACGGAGGCCTTTATGGACATCCTTCACCTCATTGACCGCCTCGAAGAACTCTTCAACGAATCACGCGCCGTCCCGCTCACGCGCAACGTGATGGTGGACGAGGACAAGATGCTGGACATCATAGACCAGATGCGCATCGCGATTCCCGAAGAAGTCAAAAAGGCGCAGCAGATCATCGCGCAAAAGGAGCGCTTCCTGGCGCAGGCGCAGGAGGAAGCCAACCGCACGGTGGACATCGCCCGCCAGAAAGCGGACGATCTCGTCCAGCGCGACCTGATCGTGCAGGAGGCGCAGCGCCGCGCCGAACAGATCGTCGCGCAGGCGCGCCTGGACGCTGACGCCACCCGCCGCGACGCCGACGACTACGTGGTGGACGCGCTCTCGCATCTACAGGACGAACTGGAGAAGATCGCCTCGCAGGTGCGGAACGGCATCCGCATGGTGGAGGAAGACCCGCGCCGCGCCTCCTCCGCTCCGCAAACCGAATCCTGAAAGAGCCGCCCCCGTCGTCTGACGGGGGCGTTTTTGATTACCGCGCGCCTCTTCTTCCAAACTGCCTCTCCAGCATATCCACTGACAAGTGAATCATCGTCGGCCTGCCATGCGGACAGGTGCGCGGCGACTCGCACGCTTCGAGGTCGTTGAGCAGGGCGCGCTGTTCGTCGGGAGAGAGCGTCTGCCCAGCCTTGACCGCGAGACGTTTGCAGACGCGTCCCGCCAGTTTCGCCTCCACCTCGGACTGGAGGGGGGATTCGTCCTCCTCGAAATCCTCCACCACCGCCCGCAGCGCGGACTCGGGGTCCGCGCCCGCGAACAACGTCGGGATGGCGCGCACTTGGAACGAGTTGCCGCCGAATTCCTCCACCTCGAATCCGAAGCGGTTTAAGATCGGCAATTGGGCGGCGATCAATTGGGCGGATTGCGGAGGCAGTTGAACGACAGCGGGAGAAAGAAGGGATTGCGACGGAATTTTTTTCTGGTCGTGCTGCGCCATCAACTTCTCGAACAGGACGCGTTCGTGCGCGGCGTGCTGGTCAATCAGATACAACCCGTCGGGTCCCTCGGCGACGATGTAGGTCTGTCCGATCTGACCGATGAGGCGCAAAAGCGGCAGGTTGAACGTTGATGGCGAGCGAGTGTCAGGGGTCAGGCGCGAGGCGTCAGGCGGCTGATCGCTGCCCACTGGTAACTGATCGCTGTCTTTCGCCATTGTCCAATCCAGTCCACCCTGCCGCGTCTCCGCGGGACGCGACGCGCCTCCCCACAAGACGGGCGCGACCGACGGGACGGGCGCGTACGCCAGCAGGGTCCGCCGCGCGGAGCGCTGGACGAAACTGAACACGCGGTCCTGGTTCTTGAACCGCACCTCGGCTTTGGCGGGATGCACGTTCACGTCCACGTCGTCGGGTTTGATCTCGAGGAAGAGCGCCGCCATCGGATAACGTCCCACCATCAGCAGGGTGTGGTACGCCTGGATGAGAGCCGTCGTCAGCGGCGTATCCGACACCCAGCGGCCGTTGACGAAGAAGGTGATGTCCTTGCGGTTGGAACGCGTCAGCGCGACGGGACTGATGAAACCCGTCAGCCTGAGTCCCTCTTCCTCCGCGCCGACTTCGATCATCTGCTTCGCGACCTCGACGCCGTACAACGCCGCGAGGATCGCGCGTCGGTCGCCGTCGCCCGAAGTTTGCAGCGTGACGTTCTTATCCTCGGTCAACTTGAAGCGCACGTGCGGGTATGCCAGCGCGTAACGCGTCAACAGGCCGTCTATGGCGCGGCGTTCGGTCACGTCGGATTTCAGGAATTTCAAGCGCGCGGGGACGTTGTAGAACAGATCCTCGACGCGCACCAGCGTGCCGATCGGCGCGCCGACCTGTTCGAGTCTGCCGTTGATCCCGCCTTCCACTTTCAGGCGCGCGCCCGCGTCCGCGCCCGCGGCGCGCGAGACGATCGTCAGCCGCGAGACCGAGCCGATGGAAGCG harbors:
- a CDS encoding DNA mismatch repair protein MutL, whose protein sequence is MPIHLLAPEVASQIAAGEVIERPASVVKELVENSLDASARAVTVTVQEAGRRLIEIADDGTGIPASELELATARHATSKLLQAAELFSISTLGFRGEALASIGSVSRLTIVSRAAGADAGARLKVEGGINGRLEQVGAPIGTLVRVEDLFYNVPARLKFLKSDVTERRAIDGLLTRYALAYPHVRFKLTEDKNVTLQTSGDGDRRAILAALYGVEVAKQMIEVGAEEEGLRLTGFISPVALTRSNRKDITFFVNGRWVSDTPLTTALIQAYHTLLMVGRYPMAALFLEIKPDDVDVNVHPAKAEVRFKNQDRVFSFVQRSARRTLLAYAPVPSVAPVLWGGASRPAETRQGGLDWTMAKDSDQLPVGSDQPPDASRLTPDTRSPSTFNLPLLRLIGQIGQTYIVAEGPDGLYLIDQHAAHERVLFEKLMAQHDQKKIPSQSLLSPAVVQLPPQSAQLIAAQLPILNRFGFEVEEFGGNSFQVRAIPTLFAGADPESALRAVVEDFEEDESPLQSEVEAKLAGRVCKRLAVKAGQTLSPDEQRALLNDLEACESPRTCPHGRPTMIHLSVDMLERQFGRRGAR
- a CDS encoding pantetheine-phosphate adenylyltransferase, with product MVKAIFPGTFDPIHYGHMDIARRAARLFDEVAMAVYDKPLKNLLFSPEERIDLVKKAFADNPKVSVTGYSGLTVEFARKIGAQVIVRGLRVFSDFEFEFRMALANQRLTPDIETTALITAEQHTFLSSSTVKEIAMLGGDVTSMVPPFVADALRRKISDGNHQPPPNALRD